From Gossypium raimondii isolate GPD5lz chromosome 11, ASM2569854v1, whole genome shotgun sequence:
GTTTACCCCCAGATATTGAGCCTTTACTTCCTACTCCTAAAGGTATGGCACCTTCCCCTACCGAGTCATCATTCCCCACTATTCCTTCAAGTCCTAGCCCTCCTAACCCAGACAGTATGTTGGCTCCTGGTCCTGGTTTTGCACCTTCACCATCTGGGTCCTTACCAGCATCTACTGCGGTTTCTTTAGCTTCAGCTGGAGTTCTAAATTCGACATTGTTTTTTGGGTTGCTTGTGGCACTATGCTTATTGCAGCAGCTTTCTGGTGTGTAAGGTACTGTTTTGGTGGCAACCCCCAATTATTGTGCTTAGTGGAGTACTggtttcacttttctttttcttttttaatgttctatatattatttctttctttttgttttctagtaTATATTACTTTAGTTGGATGTTAGTTAAACCAAGCGTATGGCATTTGCCCCAAACTATTTTTCTTGAAACTGAATAAAGGTTTTAAGGATTAACTAATGAGTtcacaaaacaaaacatttgcTATTCATATATTACCTAAGTTGAGTTCAAAGTGCCAATTTACAACACTTACTAATCCAATCTGCTGTGTTCCTATAGGATATACATATGCTATTTGCTTTGATGTACCTAACTAAAACTAGAGAGCAATAAAACTCGCACTGCTGAATTCAAAGGGACTCCATTTCTTGGTGGTGGTTTGTTTCATAATACACTTCTTGAGGTCCACTTTCTCATCCTTGAGCACTTGGACAGCCAAACTGAGTTGTCTAATCACTTCCAtcttctcttcatctttctGCATCAACTGAGCCTTCTGAATCTCGTTCTCTTCTTTCAACCTCTCTATTTCTTCTCTCAACTTCGTCAATTCATCTTCGGATACCTCATTTGAAACTTCATCCATTACTTGTTCATCAAGTAAGGTTCCGTCTCCCTTTGcagcttctccctctgtttcaTGTTCGGGGTCATCAACTTCAGATGCAGCATACGAACCAAATGACTCCGAGTAACTGTCGTAGGTTTTATCCATCACATTTATTGTCTTCATGGATGAGAATGGGGACACTGACGTTGTTAGGAGGCGAGTTCCAGGGTCTGTCTTAACTTGATCGTACCGCTCGGCAAGTGAACGCTGGGCTCGGTAGAGATCTTCAACCAGACAAATCAGTTCGGGCCGCTTCTTGTAGTACATTTCTGCACGTTGCGCAAAGGAATCTGCATCTTCCTCTATCAGTTTCAGCATCGCCTTCGTCTTATGGTCCAGTTCTGACATTGGTATAAAAAACCATTTCATCATTTAAGCAAATGGAGGGAACAGAGAAACTAAAcattgtaaaagaaattttggggaATTTAAAAAAAGTGCCAAATTTACTGTTTCTCCCTGGCAATCTCCTAATGGTATGATCTTTCAATCAAACAACAATGTTTCAAGCAACAAGAGGggaaggaaataaataaataaatccagATTAAAAAAATGAGATCATGGTCCTACCCACTTTGTTATTTAGAATAATCCTCTTGTAGTTAACCTTGATTGCAATGGATGCAATTCATTATTAGCTTATAAAAGACAGCTTTTAGAGTCCTGATGAATTGCGCTGCAAAGGTGAACGCTTGTTGGAGAAAAGAAGAAGTCGGAAAAATAACAGAACTTGGAGGGATTTTCAATTTCAGAGTCACATTTCTATACATCGAGGGTTACCCGTATGTGCATACCAAATCTTGTCGGCTCTTTGACTATAGAAATTAAAAGCTTTAATGATGCCACTAGTCCCTGAATTCTTaaagatttttgaaattttatctcTCTACTAAtcagatttgaaaattaatagaCTTCAGATATTAATGTGtgtgttttaatattaaagaatttaatctaaaaatcaaaatttcattggtaacatatgtttaaatttaataaaggcaactaaatgaacttaaattttttaaccaaataaataaaggactaaaactgcaaaaagaattaaaagaattttaaatttttagaagtCCAGAAAATACAGTGAATGGGGACAGGATATTAGATAGAATAAGCATCCAACAAAGGAAGCATAGCATAGGTCACGCAGCTCATCATGCCAATTGGTTAGGGTCCAGTAGCAAGCATATTCCAGGTTGGTACCAAGTCAACCTCTCCAGCTTGTGAGCTCTctaatttcaaaagttgaatCATGAATCCTATAAGTTAGAGTTAGACCTATAAATATTCACTCTCCAAGCCGGTGAGAATTTTCGGATAAGTGTTGGCAGagcctaattaaaatttttaaaaattttgtgaaaatttctttaataagtttagaaataattaaaaaagtatatgaataaattcaaaattttggaggggtttaattaaaattttcattttaggggcaGGGGTTTGGCAACCTTTTCGACCTTACCTACGAAGTGATACTGTGGAGATAGCAATTCAAAGAAACTTTGAACTATAGCAAGAAACATGAAGAAGGCttcaataacaaaaaaagaaaaagaaaaaaaaaagaagcattgTACTCCAATGGCTAGCACAATCTATATGAGCGAAAAGTGAGAAGGGTTTTTTTACCAGAAATAGTGGATTGGAGCCATGGAGAGCGCTTTGATCCATTCTGAGGAGTATCAAACCACCAGCATCGTGGTGTTTCCATTTTCATCGTTTGCACCATTTCTCTCCCTTGGCTCCTCTTTAAGATCCAGTGAAATTTCCagtaagaaataagaaagacaaaaatgaaaGATAGGAAACAGAACTACCCCCTCCTTGTGTTTATATGGGAGGAAAACGGTAATACAGGCAATTTAGACATAAAAACAAATTGGCGGTtttttcaatattcaatattcaaaCCTGACATAACAAAAAAAGATTTATATGGAAAGAAATCTAACACTTCCATTTTGTGTCCCCTTCCAAAGTAAATACAGATTACTGGATACCGTAGATTTTGGTGTTtgggatcatatttttaatttgttttatttaggtataattttttgtaaatttatcaaaatatataaagatataaatactTTGGTAATTTCACACTGACACTAAttccttttaataaaatattgaacatTCTTATCATTGTGTTTGtctttcatcatttttatatgaaatgtttaaataaaatcattacaAATGTAATGTCtagcatatttaaaataaggaaggcttataaaattttaatttacataattatctttagttttataattttgataaatttttagaatttaattattatattttatggttaTTTATAAACACTGGTtgttgttaatttatttatataaatcattaagctattaatgtttaaaaatgaGGTTCTCAATTTAGCAGTTTAGTAGTGTTGGTTAAATTTTAGGGATGGaattttaataaactaaaatagaaattaccTTATCCTGAGAGGAGTTTTAATTTGAAACGCTTTTTGGACCTTTTATGTAATTCGCCTTTCACTAATCATCTTTTGCCACGTGGTGCAAATGCcggcataaaatataattaaacatactagtagaacttcttcttttttaaattttaagtaattacttaataatgattttcattttttgaattaattattaaatattaagttagttataattttttgaatacgAGAGTTATCACTACGTTTGGTTTACCTCGAACAATGGAAACTTGAAGTGTGATTAGCTATGAATTGGGTaactataataaattaaaagagagGATGAAATTATCGATGTTTATAACATGGCTGAAAGATTAAtggtttgttatttttattttgggcgGTGTAGGCGgctttcattaaaaatttcaattcctcatttttatttttgtggatGGGATAAT
This genomic window contains:
- the LOC105803056 gene encoding classical arabinogalactan protein 26, producing MATLWSVMVFMACFSSLALSSSQVHAVQFSSISAAPAFLPTAPLSSSPSLPPDIEPLLPTPKGMAPSPTESSFPTIPSSPSPPNPDSMLAPGPGFAPSPSGSLPASTAVSLASAGVLNSTLFFGLLVALCLLQQLSGV
- the LOC105803055 gene encoding protein NETWORKED 3A yields the protein MVQTMKMETPRCWWFDTPQNGSKRSPWLQSTISELDHKTKAMLKLIEEDADSFAQRAEMYYKKRPELICLVEDLYRAQRSLAERYDQVKTDPGTRLLTTSVSPFSSMKTINVMDKTYDSYSESFGSYAASEVDDPEHETEGEAAKGDGTLLDEQVMDEVSNEVSEDELTKLREEIERLKEENEIQKAQLMQKDEEKMEVIRQLSLAVQVLKDEKVDLKKCIMKQTTTKKWSPFEFSSASFIAL